The DNA sequence TTCGCCTCGGCGGGGGAGCGCAGAGCCATGAAGCGGACGAGGATGTGCGGCTGCCCGAAGTAGCCCAAACCCCACGCCAAGTTGCCGATGATCGCCGCGGCCGAAACACCGGCGATCATGTTGAAGTACGTCGGATTGCCCACGCCGCTGGTGTACGGGCCGTAGTCATTCGACGCGGCCCAGGTCCAGATGTCGGAGGGATTGTCCAAGGCAATGAGCGCCATGACCGGCACGATGATGAGCGAGGCGAACATAATCATGCCCTGCACCGCATCGGTATAAGACACGGCCAGGAAGCCGCCGATGAAGGTGTACGCCACGGTCACGGCCGCGATGATGAGCATGCCGTTGAGGTATTCGCCACCGAAGGTTGCCTCGAAGTAGCGGCCGCCGGAAACCATGCCGGCGGAGACGTAGAAGGTGAAGAAGAAGATAATAATGCCCGCCGCCACGATGCGGAGGATCCTGGACTTATCGTGCAGGCGGTTTTCGAAGAAGCTGGGCAAGGTGATGGAGTTGTTGGCCACCTCCGAGTAGGAGCGCAGTCTGGGGGCCACCCACTTCCAGTTTGCCCAGGCACCGACGAGAAGTCCGATGGCAATCCACAGCTCGGACATACCGGTGACAAACAGGGCGCCCGGCAGGCCCATGAGCAGCCAGCCCGACATGTCAGAGGCGCCGGCGGACATGGCGGCGACGAAGGGGTTCAATCCGCGATCAGCCAGCACGTAGTCGTCGTACTTATCTGTCTTGCGATAACTCCAATAACCAATCGCGAGCATCAGCGCCATATACATGATGATGGCGATGATGAACCAGGTTGTTTCGCTCACCGTGCGGTCCTCCTTGTAGAAAATCTCGTAGACGTGGAAACAGGGTGTCGTTCCGCACGTTAACGGCCCAGGCATTGTGTGCCCAAACCGATAGTCCCACCATTGAGACCTAGCCCACGATCTTAGTGTGCAGAACCAGGAGATAACCTGCATCGGGCCTGAACGTAACAACCCTGTAACAAACTCGTCACCAGGGGAGCGAGCCCACGATGACGTCGATGATGCTCGACCCTGCTTGTGTCTGCCCCAGGTGGTAGAAAAGAACCTATGCCTTCTTTCCTTCTGCACGGCCTCTGGATGCCTTCCGGCCTCCATATTTGGGTCGAGCAGGTGGAGGGACATCGAGTGGTGTTGCCCTCGGCGGTGCCCCAGTCGACCTTCCCGCCAGCGGCCCGTTTCCTCCTCCGGGACCGTTCTTTTCGGCATCGAGTTCGCACAGAGTTGCGGACTCCGAAGGGCCGCAAGGTCGAGTTGACCATTCCCACCGCCTCTTTCGCGCCGGAACAGGCGGTGGAGGTGCTCAGCCAGCTGGCGTTCCTGCTGGAGCCAGGCGCGGCGGCGACGAAAGCCCAGCGGGCGGCCATCGCCCCCGACCTGGAGTGGCTGGTGCGCATGAACACCGGCCTGGCGCGCTTTGCCCAGGCCGGTCGGGTGGTGCCCAAGCTGCTCTTCGAAGACGGCATGTGGTGGCCGCAGTGGCAACTGGCCTCGGGGCT is a window from the Corynebacterium testudinoris genome containing:
- the putP gene encoding sodium/proline symporter PutP → MSETTWFIIAIIMYMALMLAIGYWSYRKTDKYDDYVLADRGLNPFVAAMSAGASDMSGWLLMGLPGALFVTGMSELWIAIGLLVGAWANWKWVAPRLRSYSEVANNSITLPSFFENRLHDKSRILRIVAAGIIIFFFTFYVSAGMVSGGRYFEATFGGEYLNGMLIIAAVTVAYTFIGGFLAVSYTDAVQGMIMFASLIIVPVMALIALDNPSDIWTWAASNDYGPYTSGVGNPTYFNMIAGVSAAAIIGNLAWGLGYFGQPHILVRFMALRSPAEAKVGRWIGIGWMLLCILGATATAVIGTVFFSQNPDIAVTDRSAFETVFLDMGRILFHPLLAGLVLTAVLAAIMSTMSSQLLVVSSSLIEDLYKIIRKRLPEENVLINLSRSAVFVVAIVAGILAITPSDTILGLVGFAWAGFGAAFGPLVLASLYWKRLNAPGAIAGMVTGAVVVLAWGTLGGSDIIYEMVPGFIAASVVMIAVTLLTAPPKQEVLEEFDKASHLAAIVNKHEDIDIEVAAAKVERGEL